TGGAGGGGCTATATCACATATAAAGACTCTTAaagacagtgtttgtgttgtacaACACGTCTCTACATATTTATACACAGTGTCTAAGCATTTAGTATCTATTTGACTGTATCTTAGACGACTCAAAATGGCTGCTTTGTTGCTATTATAATGTTTTCAGCTGCTCACTGACAATGTTAAGCAGGATGTGTGGATGATGTCAAACTTTTGAGAAAGCAGATCAATTATGTTTTTGCAGCATTAAGCTCCACAGgattttattgcttatttataatacttgttttttttttttttccctttatcttgtttttcttttattatgtctcttgtttgcactataacctatgctgctgtaatcctgcgggactaataaaggattatcttattttatcttattttatcttatcttatcttatcttattttattttattttattttattttatttttattttattttattttattttattttattttattttattttattttattttattttattttattttattttatcttatcttatcttattttattttaggattGCATTAAATGTGGCACCTTCTTATGATTTTGTGAAATGTTAtcaaactaataaaacaaaaactaaaaaatagcacacacagcacacactatccaaataaatattacaaataacCACAACTGTCATTAATGCTAAATATCAGACTACATGACTCATAAATAAACAAGCTCAGCACAGGGACTGACAGTAAATTGACGTCAGTAGCCAGGTGCGTGTAAATCTCAATCAGTGGGCGTGGTCTAGAGTCAGTGGGCGTGGTCTATAGGTAGCCTATAAAGTGTTTCCGGTCGCTCCACAGCTTGAGTGCTGCCACCTGAGTTCCTGTTGAATTTTACAATCAATTGTCCTGAACACTCTCCAGCCATGAGTTCATCAAGGCCGTACATAGGCTGTAAAATAGGGTTAATTTCGAAAGCTCAAAATCGTTATGAGGGGATTTTGTACACTATTGATAAGGTGAACTCCACAGTAGTGCTGGCAAAAGGTGAGTGGTGTGGGCCTATATGTTTGGTAGCCAGCATAAgacaaaaatgacatgttttccTGAGTTATTTTTGTAGGATTCTCAAGATTGCAGCACAATTAAAAcctatttatttcttttaacaaGTCAAATGTTTTGGAACGGAGGGACGCCCTACTGACAGACCAACACCGCCCAGAGATGATATCTATGAGTACATCACTTTCAGGGGAAGTGATATTAAGGACATCTCGCTGTGTGAACCTCCAAGATCTCACCACGGCCTACCCCCAGATCCCGCAATAGTACAGGTATACAAAAACGTCCTGGTTTACATCCGGTATTAAGGGAAAACAAAAGTGGACAAAGTATATGAAGACCTAGATGATGTGCTTTTAAATTGTTTGAACTTCTTTTGTTCAGTCAGCCAGTGTAGGCTCTCCAGGTGTGTACTCTGCTCTTGGACCATTTAGCCCCCTAAGAATGCCCGCCTACAACCAGCTTGCTGCCAGCTCTCTGCTTAACCAACAATATGCTGCAGCTCTTGGCCTTGGTAagtcaataaaacacaaatgtattgttGGTAAACCCAGAAACCCACACCCTTAGTGAAGCTGAAGTAGGTTGTTTGCATGCTGAAGTATTGGGTTGGTTGGGTCTTTTCTCTACTGCAGGGTCTGTACTTCCAGGTTTACACAGCAGAAGAGGCCCAATGGTGGAAAAGGCTGTTCAAACCCTCCATGTGGACAGATCCAGGCAGAGGGGAGGCTTGACTGCATCTGAGGAGCGTGCACAGCAGTGGGAGAGAATGAGGCCCCAGAGGCCCAGAGTAGAGAGTTCCCAGACCAGAAGGGGCACCGGAGCCAGCAGTAAGCATTAAGACTTTCAGTgatgaaaggaaaaataaaatgacttaacAACTGAAAAGAGAGTAGCTTGGCTTGTTTAGCGGTCTTGAAGTATTTTACAACTCTGTGGGTGGAGTTCAGGAATTGTCTATTTGTGCAATTGCGTGCATCTTAAGAGCgactataaatgtttttaatttcaagTGAAGTCAGGCCCGGGTGTACCCAATGCTCGGCCGGAAACTCGGCAGCAGAATTATGAAAACAGGCCACCACCTAGAGGAAGACAAGgtaaatgtgaaaagaaatg
The sequence above is a segment of the Anoplopoma fimbria isolate UVic2021 breed Golden Eagle Sablefish chromosome 12, Afim_UVic_2022, whole genome shotgun sequence genome. Coding sequences within it:
- the lsm14b gene encoding protein LSM14 homolog B isoform X2 encodes the protein MSSSRPYIGCKIGLISKAQNRYEGILYTIDKVNSTVVLAKVKCFGTEGRPTDRPTPPRDDIYEYITFRGSDIKDISLCEPPRSHHGLPPDPAIVQSASVGSPGVYSALGPFSPLRMPAYNQLAASSLLNQQYAAALGLGSVLPGLHSRRGPMVEKAVQTLHVDRSRQRGGLTASEERAQQWERMRPQRPRVESSQTRRGTGASMKSGPGVPNARPETRQQNYENRPPPRGRQDGNHEVTAKEKEGLHSTAEDNLFGPKCYYDKTKSFYDNISSDNKFRLTWAEERKRNLETFGVPGRFLRGQGFRGGYTGRRGRGSAQTESSYRTRSAQL
- the lsm14b gene encoding protein LSM14 homolog B isoform X1, translated to MSSSRPYIGCKIGLISKAQNRYEGILYTIDKVNSTVVLAKVKCFGTEGRPTDRPTPPRDDIYEYITFRGSDIKDISLCEPPRSHHGLPPDPAIVQSASVGSPGVYSALGPFSPLRMPAYNQLAASSLLNQQYAAALGLGSVLPGLHSRRGPMVEKAVQTLHVDRSRQRGGLTASEERAQQWERMRPQRPRVESSQTRRGTGASMKSGPGVPNARPETRQQNYENRPPPRGRQAWRRRNRSRGQLMSAHVPSAILKFDTDFDFDSSNAQFIKEELEREVRDMIKDGNHEVTAKEKEGLHSTAEDNLFGPKCYYDKTKSFYDNISSDNKFRLTWAEERKRNLETFGVPGRFLRGQGFRGGYTGRRGRGSAQTESSYRTRSAQL